The region CAAACCTGCGGGCGAGATCGACAACGGGCACGTCCGAAACCTCGGCCCAGCCCTCGGTTGCGACCATGCCATCCTTGGCATCCACCGCAACAACGATGCCGCCTTCCCATTCCTTCGCCATTTCCTTGACGAATTCGGGATCTTTCAGCGCGGCTGAGCCCATAACTACGCGCGCAACGCCAAGATAGAACCAGGCTTCGACCGCTTCGGGGCTGCGGATACCGCCGCCCAGCTGCACATAGCCGGGGAATGCCTCGACGATGGCTTTAACCGCTTCAACATTGCGCCCCTCGCCCGCAAAGCTGCCGTCAAGATCGACCACATGCAGGTGCTGCGCGCCAGCTTCAGCAAAGATCATGGCCTGCGCCGCCGGATTATCTCCGTACACGGTTGCGCGATCCATATCGCCTTCGGCCAGCCTCACGACCTCGCCAGCCTTCAGATCGATGGCGGGAAATACGATCATGGAGTTGTCTCCGATAGCCTGGCCACCCGCGCCCTCCACCCTTCCACCCGGATGGTATCCCGGTAGGCTCCGGGCGGAAGGGTGGAGGGTGCGGACGGCATGGGTTGCGAGAACATCACGGTCTCCACTCCAAAAATCTCTCGAGCATCGCCAGCCCATATGCTTGGCTCTTTTCAGGGTGAAACTGCACACCCAGAATATTGTCACGCGCAACCGCCGCGACCAGACCTTCGCCGTGGTCCGTCATCGCGGCAACATCCGATCCATTGGCTGCGGCAAATTGGTAGGAATGAAGGAAATAGGCCTCGCCATCTTCCAGCACAGGATGGTTCTTCGCATGCGGCATCAAAGCTACATCGTTCCAGCCCATATGTGGCACTTTGATGGACGGGTCGGTTGGTTCGATCAGCCGCACATCCCCTTCGATCCAACCAAGACCACGCGTTGTGCCATGCTCCAGCCCACGTGTCGCAAGCAATTGCATGCCCACGCAAATGCCAAGGAACGGCATGCCTTTTTCAAGCACACGTTCTTCCAGCGCTTCGACCATACCGGGGATGGAACGAAGCCCCTTTGCGCAGGCCTTGAAGCTGCCAACACCGGGCAGCACAATCCGCCGCGCTCCACGCACCAAATCAGGGTCGGCGGTGACCGCAATATGCTCCGCCCCTGCCGCCTTCAGCGCGTTGTGAACCGAATGCAGATTGCCAGCGCCATAGTCGATCAGCGCGAGCGCTTCAGCCACCGAGCTGCCCCTTGGTTGAAGGAATGGCCCCTCCTTTACGCGGGTCTTGCTCGACCGCGATTCGCATCGCACGGGCAAAACCCTTGTACAGCGCCTCGCAAATATGGTGGTTATTGGTGCCGTAGAGCAGTTCCATGTGGAGCGTGATGCCCGCCGTCTGCGACACAGAATGGAACCAGTGCTCAATCAGTTCGGTATCCCACTCACCCAGCTTTTCCTGCGTGAAACCGGCCTTCCATACAAAGTAGGGGCGGCCCGAGATATCCAGCGCGACGCGCGCCAAAGTCTCATCCATCGGGGAATAGGCGCTGCCGTAGCGGCCAATACCAGCCTTGTCGCCCAGCGCCGCCGAGATCGCCTGACCCAATGCAATCGCGCTGTCTTCGGTAGTGTGGTGTTGATCGACATGCAGATCGCCGTCGACCTTCATGGTCACATCGATCAGCGAATGCTTCGAGAACTGCTCAACCATGTGGTCGAGAAATCCGATTCCTGTCGACACATCATAGCTACCGGTCCCATCGAGATTGACCTCGATCAGAATGCCGGTTTCAGCCGTCTTTCGCTCAATTCGCCCGGTGCGCATAACTCAACCTGTGATCTGTGCAGGCGGCTATAAGGGCTTGGCGCAAATGCACAAGTATTGCTGCGGCGCGGTATAACCGCGCGATTGATGTCGATTGCGGCTTGACCACAGCCGCGCACAGCGGCACGATTTATCTGCAATGAGTGATGACACGCCCGATAGCCTAATCCCGTATGACGAGATCGTTCAAGAAGCGCTGCGCGCCGTGGTTGGCCGCGTGCTCGGCGAGATTGTGGCTGGCGGTAGCGAACTTCCCGGGGAGCATCATTTCTACATTACCTTCAAAACCGGCGCGCCGGGCGTTTCCATTCCAAAGCATCTGTGCGAGCGCTTCCCGGACGAGATGACGATCGTTCTGCAGAACAAGTTCTGGGAACTGAAAGTGACTGATCATGGCTTTTCCGTCGGCCTGAGCTTCAATCAAATTCCGGCGAAGCTGGAAATTCCCTTCAGCGCGATCACCGCATTCGTTGATCCAGCGGTCGATTTTGGCCTGCAATTTCAGGCGACTGGCGACGACATGCCGCCCGAAGAGCATGAGAGTGCGCAGAATGATGGATCGGGAAGCGATGGCTCTAGCGAAGCACACGGCGCGCCTGATGATGGCTCGAACGTCGTGACCGTGGACTTCGGCCGCAAAAAATAGGCGGGTTTCGCCCCACCAACTCTTGATTTTGCAGGCTGCCTTGCGCCAACAGCGCACATGGACGCAGAAAAGCAACAAAACGACAAACTCCATCGCCGCGGGTTGATGTTCATCCTGTCCTCGCCATCGGGGGCAGGCAAAACGACCATGTCGCATAAGCTGCTGATGGCTGATGAAGAGATCAAGCTGTCGGTTTCAGCGACCACCCGCCCCAAGCGCCCGGGTGAGGTGGACGGCATAGATTACCACTTCGTGAGCGATGCCGAGTTCGACCGGATGGTCGAGAAAGACGAGTTCTACGAATGGGCCAATGTCTTTGATTATCGCTATGGCACGCCCAAAGCCTATATTCGCAAAGGCTTGAAAGAGGGCGAAGATTTTCTGTTCGACATCGATTGGCAGGGTACGCAGCAGCTCTACCAGCAAGACCAGCAGGACGTGGTCAGCGTATTTATCCTCCCGCCTAGTCTAACCGAATTGCGCCGCCGGTTGGAAAGCCGTGCGCAAGACAGTGCTCAAGTCATTGATGGCCGGATGGAGCGGGCGCGCAGCGAAATCAGCCACTGGGCCGAGTATGACTATGTGGTGATCAATGACGATGTCGATGAATGCTTCGTCAAAGTGCGCGAGATCCTGCATGCAGAGCGCATGCGCCGCACGCGCCAGACCGGGCTGATCCCGTTCGTACGCGAATTGACCGCATAGGGCTCTCGAAGGAAAAAGGCCGGAAGATCGCTCCTCCGGCCCCAAAAGAATCTCTCACTGAAGATGCTTCAGCCCGCTGGATCGTTGAAGGTGCTGGGCAACCAAGCATTCACGACGCCGCCGTCTACGATCACGGTTTCGCCGACGACATAGTCGCCCGCACGGCTGCACAGGTAAATCGCAGCGGCGGCCATATCTTCAGCCGTGCCGATCCGCTTGGCCGGAATGCCTGCAGCCGATGCATCGGGCGCGTTCTTGGCCGCTTTGTTCATCTCGCTAGGGAATGCACCCGGCGCGATGGAGCTGACCACGATGTTGTCCTTGATTAGGCGCGCCGCCACTCGGCGGGTCAGCTGAACCACGCCTGCTTTCGATGCTTGGTAGGCATAGGTTTCCCACGGGTTAATGCGGAAACCGTCAATCGATGAGACGTTGATCACCTTGGCAGGGCGGCCTTCACTTGCAGCAGCTACCAGCAGGTTATGCAGCTTTTGCGTCAGGAAGAACGGCGTCTTGACGTTCAGATCCATGGTGCGATGCCAGCCCGCTTCGCTGAATTCGAGATAATCCTGTCCCCATGCCGCACCGGCGTTGTTGATCAGGATATCAAGCTTGTCTTCCTTGGCAGCAATCGCATCGGCCAATTGCTGCATACCATCCATTTGCGACAGATCGGCTTGCTCGGGAATGACCTTGTCAGCGCCGAATTCCTCGACGGTTTCCTGCATCTGCTCGATCTTGCGCGCTGAGATATACACCCGTGCGCAGCCCGCGGCGAGCAGACCTTCAACGAACATCTTGCCGATCCCGCGTGATCCGCCTGTTACCAGCGCAACACGTCCGTCAAGGCCGAAAAGTGATTGAATATCCATGAACTGGTCCCCTTAATATCCGCTCAGCTCGGCCACACGATTGGTATGGTAATAGGCGTCACCCAGGAATTCCTGCAGAGCGCGATCACGCTTCATATAGAGCCCGATGTCATATTCGTCGGTCATGCCGATACCGCCATGCATCTGCACGCCTTCGCGCACAGCAAGGCCGGCAGTCTTTGCGACCTTGGCCTTTGCGACCGACACCATCAGGTCCGCCTTTTCGCTGCCGCCGTCCAGCAGCTGCTGCGCCTTGATAACCGCCGCTCGTGCAATCTCGACTTCGGAGTAAAGATGCGCAGCTC is a window of Altererythrobacter rubellus DNA encoding:
- the gmk gene encoding guanylate kinase → MDAEKQQNDKLHRRGLMFILSSPSGAGKTTMSHKLLMADEEIKLSVSATTRPKRPGEVDGIDYHFVSDAEFDRMVEKDEFYEWANVFDYRYGTPKAYIRKGLKEGEDFLFDIDWQGTQQLYQQDQQDVVSVFILPPSLTELRRRLESRAQDSAQVIDGRMERARSEISHWAEYDYVVINDDVDECFVKVREILHAERMRRTRQTGLIPFVRELTA
- the hisB gene encoding imidazoleglycerol-phosphate dehydratase HisB, with the translated sequence MRTGRIERKTAETGILIEVNLDGTGSYDVSTGIGFLDHMVEQFSKHSLIDVTMKVDGDLHVDQHHTTEDSAIALGQAISAALGDKAGIGRYGSAYSPMDETLARVALDISGRPYFVWKAGFTQEKLGEWDTELIEHWFHSVSQTAGITLHMELLYGTNNHHICEALYKGFARAMRIAVEQDPRKGGAIPSTKGQLGG
- a CDS encoding SDR family oxidoreductase; translation: MDIQSLFGLDGRVALVTGGSRGIGKMFVEGLLAAGCARVYISARKIEQMQETVEEFGADKVIPEQADLSQMDGMQQLADAIAAKEDKLDILINNAGAAWGQDYLEFSEAGWHRTMDLNVKTPFFLTQKLHNLLVAAASEGRPAKVINVSSIDGFRINPWETYAYQASKAGVVQLTRRVAARLIKDNIVVSSIAPGAFPSEMNKAAKNAPDASAAGIPAKRIGTAEDMAAAAIYLCSRAGDYVVGETVIVDGGVVNAWLPSTFNDPAG
- a CDS encoding SspB family protein, producing MSDDTPDSLIPYDEIVQEALRAVVGRVLGEIVAGGSELPGEHHFYITFKTGAPGVSIPKHLCERFPDEMTIVLQNKFWELKVTDHGFSVGLSFNQIPAKLEIPFSAITAFVDPAVDFGLQFQATGDDMPPEEHESAQNDGSGSDGSSEAHGAPDDGSNVVTVDFGRKK
- the hisH gene encoding imidazole glycerol phosphate synthase subunit HisH, whose protein sequence is MAEALALIDYGAGNLHSVHNALKAAGAEHIAVTADPDLVRGARRIVLPGVGSFKACAKGLRSIPGMVEALEERVLEKGMPFLGICVGMQLLATRGLEHGTTRGLGWIEGDVRLIEPTDPSIKVPHMGWNDVALMPHAKNHPVLEDGEAYFLHSYQFAAANGSDVAAMTDHGEGLVAAVARDNILGVQFHPEKSQAYGLAMLERFLEWRP
- the hisA gene encoding 1-(5-phosphoribosyl)-5-[(5-phosphoribosylamino)methylideneamino]imidazole-4-carboxamide isomerase; translation: MIVFPAIDLKAGEVVRLAEGDMDRATVYGDNPAAQAMIFAEAGAQHLHVVDLDGSFAGEGRNVEAVKAIVEAFPGYVQLGGGIRSPEAVEAWFYLGVARVVMGSAALKDPEFVKEMAKEWEGGIVVAVDAKDGMVATEGWAEVSDVPVVDLARRFEDAGVASLLFTDIGRDGMLKGCNIDATLDLARRVDIPVIASGGVKGLDDIHVLSLNAHEGIEGVITGRALYEGRLDLAAAIAMAGRE